TTTCAACATTAGCAGGATTATGTTGAGGCCGTCGTCGTTTGTCAGGCCATTCCATCATGGTTCGCATTATCTTCAGCACGTCGATGGGACcactgataaaaaaaacggTAATAAAAGTGAAGTACGGACAACAGATGACACtgtttggaagaaaaatatagagCCTCAATGGCAACAcctgagaaaaaaattcaccGAGTTGTACTCCAGATTCAACTTCCATCGAGGACAATTATCCTATCAGGTTAATAAGGCGAAGAAATCTATTCAAGAGGCAAACAAGAAACTATCTGAGCAAGAGAATGAAATCAACGATTCCCGTTTGAATTATAATAAAGATGAATTGACTagtggaaaaattgaaggattGCCCTCCGAAAGGGAACAGCatagaaagaaatggtcgagaaaaatggaattttattttgactCTTTGCAGGAGACTTTATTCACTGCGACGCGTGCTCTGAATGACGTGACCGGATACTCTAGCATTCAAAAACTCAAATCTAGCATTAGTCtaatggaaaagaaattagaagctacaaaaaaagagcatAAATTGTACAAAACGCAATATGCCAATGCCATTGATGAACGTGCTCAATCTCAAAGAGAAGTCAATGAGTTATTGCAAAGGCAAAATGCATGGTCTTCGAGTGATTTAGAAAGATTCACACAGCTATACAAAAATGACGCCCTAAATGCCAAACAAGAGCAAGAATTAAAGAGCAAAGTtaaggaaattgaaaacagaGAAGAACAGCTGAACGATGACTTGTACAGGGCCATTTTGACCAGGTATcatgaagaacaaatttGGTCGGATAAGATTAGAAGAACATCCACTTGGGGTACATTCATTCTAATGGGTATGaatatattcttatttGTTGTCTTACAACTGCTGTTAGAACCCTGGAAACGAAAAAGATTAGTAGGATCCTTTGAAGACAGAGTAAAAAGTGCTCTCGATGACTATTCTAAGGAGCAGAATATAAAGATAGATAAAGTGTTATCTGAAAGGTTATACGCGGACCAAGATAATAAGGAAAACTTAATTCTTGAAGAACCCGTTGAGCAGAGACCAGAGTGTGTGACTGCAATGCCAGCGATTGTAACTACTGAGACTGCaacgaaaataaaatccTTCAGGGGTATTTGGGACCGGATAAAGTCGCTCTTCGCTACGCTAAAGGGCATAGAATTCAGAAAACTCGATGCTCCCCTGGTCGTCAACACGTTAGAATTCTACTTATACTCAATTTCTCTGGTGAGTATGACGATCTTGATATTTGGGGCAATATGACATTGAAATTGTCCAAGAACATTCTCAAATAAACACATGCATCTTTTTGTCCCTCTTCCAACCTTGTACATAATACAGTCATAAATAAACGATAAATAACAACGTCTTAGTCTCAGGGCTTCACGGTCACCTTGCAGATGTATCATTCAAGCTTCTCGTACCGCGCGATGTGCCATTTCTACATTTTCCTCAGAGGAAGGTGGCAAAATGACAAATCTACAATAAAGAGGTAAGCCAATGAATACGTAGAGCAATAAGACGCAGATCTCCAGTAGTACGGCAAGCACTTTTACCTATTTACCTTACTCATAAgacagaaaaaaggaaattgagCAAATCacaaatatttatataataGAAAGACTGCAAGGAGAATGGAGGAACTAGGTATTGTGACACCCGCTGAAAAGACagtagaagaaaaaccaaCAGTCAAATCATATGGATCGTTGCTGGCTCAACTTAATGGCACAGCTAATAATAACAGTGTCATATCTAGTGTGAATTCTGATATATATTTcaagttgaagaaattagaaaaagaGTACGAATTGCTGACTTTGCAAGAAGACTACATCAAGGATGAACAGCGTTATTTGAAACGTGAACTGAAAAGAGCTCAGGAAGAAGTCAAGAGAATTCAGTCTGTCCCATTGGTTATCGGGCAATTCTTAGAACCTATTGATCAAAATACAGGTATTGTTTCCAGTACCACTGGGATGAGCTATGTTGTGAGAATACTATCGACTTTGGACCGTGAACTGTTGAAGCCATCCATGTCTGTGGCGTTACACCGTCATTCAAATGCTCTGGTTGACATTCTCCCTCCTGATTCAGACTCCAGTATATCCGTCATGGGTGAAAACGAAAAGCCAGATGTCACTTACGCAGATGTTGGTGGATTAGATAtgcaaaagcaagaaattaGAGAAGCCGTAGAACTTCCATTAGTTCAGGCAGATTTATACGAACAGATCGGTATTGATCCTCCAAGGGGTGTTCTTTTATATGGCCCACCAGGGACCGGTAAGACGATGCTTGTTAAAGCCGTCGCCAATAGTACAAAAGCTGCATTCATTAGGGTCAACGGCTCTGAATTCGTCCATAAATATCTTGGTGAGGGTCCAAGAATGGTTCGTGATGTCTTTAGACTTGCCAGGGAAAACGCCCCATCGATTATATTCATAGATGAGGTAGACTCCATTGCCACAAAACGGTTTGATGCTCAAACCGGTTCTGATCGTGAAGTACAGCGTATTTTGATTGAACTATTGACTCAAATGGACGGGTTTGACCAATCCACCAACGTTAAAGTTATCATGGCCACGAACAGAGCAGACACATTAGATCCGGCTTTGCTGAGACCAGGTAGGTTGGATAGAAAGATCGAATTTCCTTCGCTTCGCGATAGACGTGAACGCCGTTTGATCTTCGGTACTATCGCCAGTAAGATGTCTCTTGCCCCAGAGGCAGACCTAGATTCGCTCATCATTCGTAATGACTCTCTATCAGGTGCTGTTATTGCAGCCATCATGCAAGAAGCCGGTTTAAGAGCAGTGAGGAAAAACAGATACGTCATTCTACAAAGCGATCTGGAGGAAGCTTACGCTACCCAAGTCAAGACTGATAGCACCATCGATAAGTTCGACTTCTATAAATAATAAGCGTATACACTTAATTGTAAGTTTACATAGGtaatatgtatattttctatttaGACATCATcaaatgaaacaaataCGAACTCACTATCACGTTCTTTTGGTTATTTCGCGCGCGACCAGACGCCGTTAGCCAagtttttcacttttttttttccctaacagtgattttttcttccataAGAGATGGTAAGATGAGTGTGTCATAAAACTTTATCTAGTAGAGTCAGGTAATTGACATTCTAGTTTATTTCCCTGCAAGGCTTACGATTTGAAAGTTGGCCCACAGATATTCGAATTTTCGCCTGTTTACATCTAAAGTGATAGACtagaaaaaacaacaaaatggTGCAAGAACAGGCAATTTTGAGTTGTATTGAGCAGACTATGGTTGCTGATGCTAAAGTTATTAAGCAGGCAGAACAACAGCTATTTGAGTTCCAAAAGCAACCTGGTTTTACTTCCTTTTTGCTCAATATTGTGtctgatgaaaattttgcgTTGAACGTTCGCCTTTCGTCTGCtatttatttgaagaataagattcaCAGATCATGGGATACTAAGAGAGAAGATGGCATAAGGCCGGATGAAAAGTTTTCCATCAAGGAAAAGTTGATCGAGACTTTAGTCAAAAACTGTGAAAATAATCACATAAGACCTGTTTTGGCTGAAACTATAAATGGGATACTTGTCGGCCAGGAAGACTGGGATTTAGCACCcatcatcaaaaatctGTTATCCAGTGGAGACGTAACATATATTTACCCCGGACTGTTGCTATTGTTCCAACTTTGTAAAGCTCACAGATGGGACATGATTGGTTCAAGAGATTATGTAGACTCTGTTATAGAAGAGCTCTTCCCCATTGTGGAGAGTATAGCCTCTAACTTTGGTAGCCAGACAGATTACAGGTCTAATGAAATGTTATatctgattttgaaatcgTTCAAATACGCGTGTTTGAACAACTTACCTCAATACTTCAGCCAACCTGAAAGAATTATGTCATGGGTGCAATTACATTTGTATTTATGTTCCAAGCCATTACCTGCTGAAGTAATGGAAGTAGATATTGCAGATAGGTCCCTAGACAAAAGAGTCAAAGTCAACAAATGGGGGTTCGGTAACTTAAACAGATTTTTGCAGAGGTACAACAAGGTCACAAAGGCTATCACCGAGGAATTTGTTGACTATATCTTTAATATGATTGTTCCCGTAATTCTTcgagaatttttcaaagatattgAAGCCTGGGGTAATAATTCTTTATGGCTTTCAGATTCCTCATTatatttcttgatttcatttttggaaaagtgTGTTACAATTGATCAGCTATATCCTTTGATTGAGCCACATTTACagattatttttgaaaatgtcaTCTTCCCATGTTTGTGTGCTAATGAACAATCCATCGAATTATTAGAAGATGATCAAGAAGAGTATACTAGACGTTATTTCGACATTAATAGAGAAGGCTCTACACCAGACGCAGCCTCAGCAgatttcatattcttgattGGGTCCAAACGtcctgaaaaattgaacagtATCCTACCGTTCATTAACGATATTTTCACCAAATTTGATGCCAATATTAACGATATGAACATGGCCtttaaagaagaaggtgCTTTGAGAACATTATctaatttgttttcatttataGATGAACCAACTgttttggaaaacatttttgGACACTTTATCGTGCCATTGCTATCTCAGGATAAGTACATGTTTCTGGTTGCACGAAGTTTGGAAACCATAGCTCTGTACTCGGAGGAATTCAAAGATATGAACGTCTTGTCTCAATTATTTGAATCAACGTACACCAACTTCTTAAACAGTAGTGTTTTACCGGTGCAAATTGAAGCTGCCGACGCCATCAAATGCTTGATTGTATCTAATCCTCAAATCCATCCTGCAGTTTCTGCACATGTTCCAGTCATGATGGAAAAGTTATTGAAGCTGTctaaaatctttgaaatcGACATTCTTTCCGAAGTTATGGAGGCATTAGTGGAAAGATTCTCAGATGAACTATCGCCATTTGCTAAAGATTTAGCGTCGAATTTAGTCGAACAGTTTTTACGTATCGCTCAAGCACTGGTAGAAAATCCATCTGAGACGTACAGCGCAAGTGATCAAGAGCAAGAGATTCAAGCCAGTGGATTGTTGCAAACAATGACTACTATGGTCATGTCGATGAATAAGGTTGCATTGATCGAATCCTTAGCTCCCGTGGTTAAGTTTGTCGTACTTCATGCACAGATTTCCTTTATTACTGAAGCGGTCGATTTACTAGACGCTTTAACTATTTCGTCGCATCTACTTTATAACCAGATCGCTCCTCCAATATGGGAATTGCTACATGATATATTGgattcttttcaaacttaCGCCATGGACTATTTTGAGGCAtatagtatttttttcgaaaCTATTGTTATGACCGGCTTCCCGCAAGATCAAACTTATGTGCAACCTTTGCTGGAGATCCTGTCCGCTAAACTGGAAAGTGAGGTTGATTACGATATTGAACATGTTATGCAGATCCTAATGTATTTCGCATTATCCATGAGAGACATCCCATTATTCAGTAAGTCCATCAAAGTTTCCACTAATGATGAACTGGGATTGGATTCTAAATGCATTGTTAAGCTAGGACTGGCTAATTTGTTCGCCAAACCGATTGAGACTTTACAAATTATGGAAACCGAAGGCTTTAcaataaatttctttaccaATTGGTTCAATGAGAAGTTTTACAGTGTGTTCGTTATTAAACTACAAATATTGGTCATTCTGACTCTTTTGAAGTTATCTGAAATTCCTGATACCGTTAACGCACTGTTGAATAATTTGACTAACAAATTGGTTGAACTGACACTATCATTACCGAAAGCCATTAGAAACCGCGATGCTGTCACGGAAGGTAAGTCCTTGGAGGGAGATTTGACGCcggaagaggaagaagaatacTTTATCGAATGTGATGACGATATGAAGGAGACTGTGTTAGACCAAATCAATATCTTCCAGGAAGTACAtgccttcttcaataatctacaaaatgaagatgCAGGTAagtatgaaaaaattataaattATCTGGATGAATCTAAAAAAGACTCGTTGCAAGTAATTTTAGAGTTTGTTTCCCAACACTAAGATggggaaaaaatataatacaaTATGGTATTTTTAAGGAAGGATATTAGTTTATACTCtaatatacaaatataaaaagttgtttcctttttactttttttttttggattttttttgtttttttgataCATACATGCGTGCGTTTAACATTTTCTCATGTGGTTTACTCTCATATATAGCAATTGCCTTTGTTTAAACGTTTCCATTTCATGAAGAATCCTCTGATTTCACGGGATCTGATACGCTATTGTGGTGCAATCTTGACCTCGACTGTCTAAATAACTCCTCTTGTTGTCGTAGCAGTTCCTCTTCAGAAAGACCTGACTTCTTGAATTTAGAGTCTCTAGTCTCTTTTACCTTTTGAGAACCTTTAAAGTTCAATAATATCTCCTCTAGAAATGGTATGAACTCGTTATACTCCAATTCTTCAAGAGCCTTGATCACGTGCTCCGGCGCTATGGTTTTCTTGGCCTCGCTATCCGCCATTTCAGAAGCCATTGAGGACAAGATCATTATGAACTCTATACCGGAGTTGATTATTATTTCTCTCGCGTCCTTGGTAAACATCAAGTCTTGGTCCAGTATTTCAGATATCATCTTTTGTACGGTTGCTAAGGGTAATGGTTAATCTTCATGTTAGTAAAAACTGTGTTGCACTTACCTCAAAGTCTAGCTTtgcaaaagcaagaaaagataCATACCCTTGGGAAGCGACACATTATCAGAGTCTCCAGCCATCGGTTAATCAGTATGCAATTGTATCAGACAATGTCGCTATTATTCTTTCTCGCCTGCCCTATACTGGTAACTCTACACGACTAAAGATGACAGGGCGGGCAGAAGGCGAAAATCGCGGTCAAAAGCGCCGCTGTTTATATAGGATAGAGAGACCATCCCGGCTGGACGTTCTGAAGTAATAGAGTTGTTGATTGTGCTTATTGGAACGCATCAAGGATAACAGAGTCTGGATTGACTAATCCTGATCCCTGTTCAAGTAGACTAACAACGGCACGAATTGACCATGCTGTCTGTTTGacgacatttttttgtagtAGTTTTCGTTGGCCCAACTGTATTGTTCCCCCTACTTTAATTTATGTCACTTACTACGGAAGGAGCTTattaacaagaaaaattttattcagtcttttctttcttttctttttccaatatCTTTTCGCAGGTGAAGCGATgaggtgaaaaatttaacaGGATTTAGATATTTGTATGCAAACACAAGTTGGAGGTAAataatttattttttggcttAGAAGGTGGTAAAAGAGGCTTTGGCATTGTGACTGTTGATTTTCTATGGACTCTCCTATTATTCATTCCGCTTACGACCCATCTGGTCAATATTTGTGCTATGTCACCGTAGCTTTGGACAAGCAGCGTGTTGGTGTACAGCCGACCCAAAGGGCTACTTCGTCCGGGATTGACAGTGTATGGAATGAGAATTTTCTGTATTTGGACGActcaaaattgaaaataacgTGCTTGAAATGGGTAACTTTAGCTTCTTCGGACGCGGTAACTATCATATTGGGTATGAATAACGGTGAAATTTGGCTGTATTCCGTATTGGCCAACGAGGTCACTTACAAATTCACTACGGGGAATGCGTACGAGATCAAGGATTTGGATTTGATGAGCGAACAGCTGTGGTGTATTGACTCCAACGACACTTTTTACCAGTACGATCTTCTGCAATTCAAACTCTTACAGCATTTTAAAATTAACGAATGTGTTCAATTGAGTAAATTATCCATTGTTCCTGCACGCAATTCGGCAGCACAACTTTTGGTGGCATCTCACTCCATTTTCTTGGTCGATATTGAATCTAAAAAGGTTGTGATGACATTTCCAGGTCATGTATCCCCCGTTTCCGAGTTGCAAATCATAACTAATGATTATTTCATATCAGGTGCACAGAACGATAGATTCTTGAACGTATATGACATTCATTCCGGTTCGACCAAGTGTGTCCTCGTGGCTGAATCGgatatcaaagaattgTCTCATTCAGGTCGGGCGGATTCCATTGTGGTCACCACTGAAGATGGTAATCTAGAAATTTTCGTTGACCCATTGATTTCGAAtgtaacaaaaaaaagaggcaacaagtccaaaaaatctacaaagaaaattcaaatcgTCAGTAAAGATGGCAAAAAAGTCCCAATTTACAATGCCTTCATTAATAAAGACCTGTTGAACGTGTCGTGGCTACAGAATGCCACAATGCCttatttcaagaacttgCAATGGAAAGAATTGTCCAATGAATATACCGTTGAAATTTCCCTAAGTTCgaatttcaagaataaatCCGCGGACCGTGATTTACATGGTAAAGATCTTGCTTCAGCGACAAATTATGTGGAAGGTAATGCTAGAGTAACTTCTGGAGATAACTTCAAGCATGTTAATGATGCCATAAAGAGTTGGGAAAGAGAATTAACTTCTTTGGAACAGGAACAAGGCAAAACTGCACAGGCAGACGAACTATTAACAGAAACCTTCGGCGACAAACTAGAATCGGGCACCATTGCAAGGCTCAACgggaaaaagaacaatttgaagaattccAACCTAAAAACTGCCGCCACAACAGGAACGGTAACAGTCATTTTGTCACAAGCATTACAATCGAACGATCATTCGCTATTGGAAACAGTGCTCAATAACCGTGATGAAAGAGTCATCAGAGACACTATTTTCCGTCTGAAACCAGCCTTGGCTGTCATCCTCTTGGAAAGGTTGGCCGAGAGGATTGCAAGACAAACTCATCGTCAAGGCCCACTGAACGTTTGGGTCAAGTGGTGCTTGATCATACATGGCGGCTATTTGGTTTCCATTCCAAACTTGATGTCCACCCTGTCCTCACTGCATTCCACTTTGAAAAGGCGTTCTGATCTATTACCAAGACTGCTAGCAATGGACGCTAGATTAGATTGCACCGTAAATAAGTTCAAGACCTTAAATTACGAAGCAAATGACGTATACTCATCAGAAACAGTTgtcgaagaagatgaggacGATGTCgaatataatgaagaaatcgaCGATGCTGGTCTTATAGAAGATGGCGAAGAATCTtatgaaagtgaagaagaaagcgATAGTGGTCATGAAGAGGAGGGAAAGTATATGTCATCTAAGCAAGATGGGCGCGTAGAAGAAGAGCAAGGCGGTCATGACGAGGAGGAAG
This is a stretch of genomic DNA from Saccharomyces kudriavzevii IFO 1802 strain IFO1802 genome assembly, chromosome: 4. It encodes these proteins:
- the RPT3 gene encoding proteasome regulatory particle base subunit RPT3 (similar to Saccharomyces cerevisiae RPT3 (YDR394W); ancestral locus Anc_5.486); protein product: MEELGIVTPAEKTVEEKPTVKSYGSLLAQLNGTANNNSVISSVNSDIYFKLKKLEKEYELLTLQEDYIKDEQRYLKRELKRAQEEVKRIQSVPLVIGQFLEPIDQNTGIVSSTTGMSYVVRILSTLDRELLKPSMSVALHRHSNALVDILPPDSDSSISVMGENEKPDVTYADVGGLDMQKQEIREAVELPLVQADLYEQIGIDPPRGVLLYGPPGTGKTMLVKAVANSTKAAFIRVNGSEFVHKYLGEGPRMVRDVFRLARENAPSIIFIDEVDSIATKRFDAQTGSDREVQRILIELLTQMDGFDQSTNVKVIMATNRADTLDPALLRPGRLDRKIEFPSLRDRRERRLIFGTIASKMSLAPEADLDSLIIRNDSLSGAVIAAIMQEAGLRAVRKNRYVILQSDLEEAYATQVKTDSTIDKFDFYK
- the SHE9 gene encoding She9p (similar to Saccharomyces cerevisiae SHE9 (YDR393W); ancestral locus Anc_5.485), whose product is MLRYHGAASGLPLVFNISRIMLRPSSFVRPFHHGSHYLQHVDGTTDKKNGNKSEVRTTDDTVWKKNIEPQWQHLRKKFTELYSRFNFHRGQLSYQVNKAKKSIQEANKKLSEQENEINDSRLNYNKDELTSGKIEGLPSEREQHRKKWSRKMEFYFDSLQETLFTATRALNDVTGYSSIQKLKSSISLMEKKLEATKKEHKLYKTQYANAIDERAQSQREVNELLQRQNAWSSSDLERFTQLYKNDALNAKQEQELKSKVKEIENREEQLNDDLYRAILTRYHEEQIWSDKIRRTSTWGTFILMGMNIFLFVVLQLLLEPWKRKRLVGSFEDRVKSALDDYSKEQNIKIDKVLSERLYADQDNKENLILEEPVEQRPECVTAMPAIVTTETATKIKSFRGIWDRIKSLFATLKGIEFRKLDAPLVVNTLEFYLYSISLVSMTILIFGAI
- the UTP5 gene encoding Utp5p (similar to Saccharomyces cerevisiae UTP5 (YDR398W); ancestral locus Anc_5.490), producing MDSPIIHSAYDPSGQYLCYVTVALDKQRVGVQPTQRATSSGIDSVWNENFLYLDDSKLKITCLKWVTLASSDAVTIILGMNNGEIWLYSVLANEVTYKFTTGNAYEIKDLDLMSEQLWCIDSNDTFYQYDLLQFKLLQHFKINECVQLSKLSIVPARNSAAQLLVASHSIFLVDIESKKVVMTFPGHVSPVSELQIITNDYFISGAQNDRFLNVYDIHSGSTKCVLVAESDIKELSHSGRADSIVVTTEDGNLEIFVDPLISNVTKKRGNKSKKSTKKIQIVSKDGKKVPIYNAFINKDLLNVSWLQNATMPYFKNLQWKELSNEYTVEISLSSNFKNKSADRDLHGKDLASATNYVEGNARVTSGDNFKHVNDAIKSWERELTSLEQEQGKTAQADELLTETFGDKLESGTIARLNGKKNNLKNSNLKTAATTGTVTVILSQALQSNDHSLLETVLNNRDERVIRDTIFRLKPALAVILLERLAERIARQTHRQGPLNVWVKWCLIIHGGYLVSIPNLMSTLSSLHSTLKRRSDLLPRLLAMDARLDCTVNKFKTLNYEANDVYSSETVVEEDEDDVEYNEEIDDAGLIEDGEESYESEEESDSGHEEEGKYMSSKQDGRVEEEQGGHDEEEAGYSDVEME
- the SXM1 gene encoding Sxm1p (similar to Saccharomyces cerevisiae SXM1 (YDR395W); ancestral locus Anc_5.488), which translates into the protein MVQEQAILSCIEQTMVADAKVIKQAEQQLFEFQKQPGFTSFLLNIVSDENFALNVRLSSAIYLKNKIHRSWDTKREDGIRPDEKFSIKEKLIETLVKNCENNHIRPVLAETINGILVGQEDWDLAPIIKNLLSSGDVTYIYPGLLLLFQLCKAHRWDMIGSRDYVDSVIEELFPIVESIASNFGSQTDYRSNEMLYLILKSFKYACLNNLPQYFSQPERIMSWVQLHLYLCSKPLPAEVMEVDIADRSLDKRVKVNKWGFGNLNRFLQRYNKVTKAITEEFVDYIFNMIVPVILREFFKDIEAWGNNSLWLSDSSLYFLISFLEKCVTIDQLYPLIEPHLQIIFENVIFPCLCANEQSIELLEDDQEEYTRRYFDINREGSTPDAASADFIFLIGSKRPEKLNSILPFINDIFTKFDANINDMNMAFKEEGALRTLSNLFSFIDEPTVLENIFGHFIVPLLSQDKYMFLVARSLETIALYSEEFKDMNVLSQLFESTYTNFLNSSVLPVQIEAADAIKCLIVSNPQIHPAVSAHVPVMMEKLLKLSKIFEIDILSEVMEALVERFSDELSPFAKDLASNLVEQFLRIAQALVENPSETYSASDQEQEIQASGLLQTMTTMVMSMNKVALIESLAPVVKFVVLHAQISFITEAVDLLDALTISSHLLYNQIAPPIWELLHDILDSFQTYAMDYFEAYSIFFETIVMTGFPQDQTYVQPLLEILSAKLESEVDYDIEHVMQILMYFALSMRDIPLFSKSIKVSTNDELGLDSKCIVKLGLANLFAKPIETLQIMETEGFTINFFTNWFNEKFYSVFVIKLQILVILTLLKLSEIPDTVNALLNNLTNKLVELTLSLPKAIRNRDAVTEGKSLEGDLTPEEEEEYFIECDDDMKETVLDQINIFQEVHAFFNNLQNEDAGKYEKIINYLDESKKDSLQVILEFVSQH
- the NCB2 gene encoding negative cofactor 2 transcription regulator complex subunit NCB2 (similar to Saccharomyces cerevisiae NCB2 (YDR397C); ancestral locus Anc_5.489); translation: MAGDSDNVSLPKATVQKMISEILDQDLMFTKDAREIIINSGIEFIMILSSMASEMADSEAKKTIAPEHVIKALEELEYNEFIPFLEEILLNFKGSQKVKETRDSKFKKSGLSEEELLRQQEELFRQSRSRLHHNSVSDPVKSEDSS